One window of the Staphylococcus equorum genome contains the following:
- a CDS encoding PTS sugar transporter subunit IIB encodes MKQVLVACGAGIATSTVVNSAIEEMAKEHNIKVDLKQIKISEVGVYADSADLLVTTAMTQKEYDFPVINARNFLTGIGVEDTKKEILDALQE; translated from the coding sequence ATGAAACAAGTATTAGTAGCATGTGGCGCAGGTATCGCAACTTCAACGGTAGTAAACAGTGCAATCGAAGAAATGGCAAAAGAGCACAATATCAAAGTAGATTTAAAACAAATTAAAATTTCAGAAGTTGGTGTTTACGCAGATTCAGCAGATTTATTAGTTACAACTGCAATGACGCAAAAAGAATACGACTTCCCTGTCATTAACGCACGTAATTTCTTAACTGGAATTGGCGTTGAAGATACTAAAAAAGAAATCTTAGACGCATTACAAGAATAA
- a CDS encoding BglG family transcription antiterminator — translation MSCAKLESTTREGFKIQAENFNIITEMIKNPKIKGKDLEVMFNMSRRQLGYRIQKINEWLTEQDCPTIERTSQGFFIVDDIIKNFLNVSIEPIPQEDEQVYTAYQRAHLILLMLFREDETLSLNHFGIDLKVSKNTVLNDLKKLKLLLEPYDVTLKYSRQEGYYLVGNEFEIRRLLTRLIDKVFTLNISKDDILASLALQEEKLQIIDFQINKIEQYLENNFIDQSTETLRYKLYFIMRRIQHDKIVSPFSIGYNDLSDTEEYQATEILTSNYPDIPRQEKLFITLQLLSTSVQWSELDDVKVLPELKTALQSMLDQFEKITFITFEDRETLVNQLLFHMKPAFYRIRYELSDVDSLQNNLKDDYKELFHLVKLSSKPMEKFFNQPLPDNELAYLTILIGGILRRQDEDIDKKVKAVVVCTQGTSISQLMLQELRSVFPEFIFLDALSLREFNQYTLDFDIVFSPMHVMTHKRLYITKSILTAKEKHDLRQHVFGQPNNSFETDIHAEKMLAMIREHADIHNEDALLNEIKNQFDDIHAYASIKSSSISLNGHLNLQDLLPIHHIQFASHVSNLEEAIRLTAEALSSQKYIDANYIDSMIQSFDDTYMVINQHIAIPHAENEQNVNRTSMSMLVLDEPLTLSTGLKVQVFVVIAATDKFKHLRPLLQLRDLAQDNESMQSIIQTDSKSQIFETIKQFSKID, via the coding sequence ATGAGCTGTGCTAAATTAGAGTCAACAACAAGGGAGGGATTCAAAATACAAGCAGAAAACTTTAATATCATTACCGAAATGATTAAAAATCCGAAAATTAAAGGCAAAGACTTAGAAGTAATGTTCAACATGTCTCGTAGACAACTTGGCTATCGAATCCAAAAAATCAATGAATGGTTAACTGAACAAGATTGCCCAACGATTGAACGCACAAGCCAAGGATTTTTCATCGTTGATGATATAATCAAAAATTTTCTTAATGTATCAATTGAACCTATTCCACAGGAAGATGAGCAAGTATATACTGCTTACCAACGCGCGCATCTCATTTTACTGATGTTGTTTAGAGAAGATGAAACATTGTCATTAAATCACTTTGGAATCGATTTAAAAGTAAGTAAGAACACAGTGTTAAATGATTTGAAAAAATTAAAATTATTACTAGAACCATATGATGTCACTCTGAAATATTCACGGCAGGAGGGTTATTATTTAGTCGGTAATGAGTTTGAAATTAGAAGACTTTTAACACGCTTAATTGATAAAGTATTCACTTTAAATATTTCAAAAGATGATATTTTAGCAAGTTTAGCGTTGCAAGAAGAGAAACTTCAAATCATCGATTTTCAAATCAACAAAATCGAACAATATTTAGAGAATAATTTTATTGATCAAAGTACTGAGACATTACGCTACAAACTCTATTTCATTATGAGAAGAATTCAGCACGATAAGATCGTCTCACCTTTTTCAATTGGATACAATGACCTTTCCGACACTGAGGAGTATCAAGCAACTGAAATACTAACTTCAAACTATCCTGATATACCTCGGCAAGAGAAATTATTTATAACATTGCAACTCTTATCAACAAGTGTGCAATGGTCGGAATTAGATGATGTGAAAGTTTTACCAGAATTAAAAACTGCACTACAAAGTATGCTTGATCAATTTGAGAAAATCACTTTTATCACTTTTGAAGATCGTGAAACATTGGTCAACCAATTGTTATTTCATATGAAGCCTGCCTTTTACAGAATTAGATACGAGTTATCTGATGTCGATAGTTTACAGAATAATCTGAAAGATGATTACAAAGAATTATTTCATCTTGTTAAACTCTCTTCTAAACCTATGGAAAAGTTCTTTAACCAACCATTACCTGATAATGAACTCGCATATCTAACCATACTCATTGGCGGTATTCTAAGAAGACAAGATGAAGACATCGACAAAAAAGTAAAAGCTGTTGTGGTTTGTACACAAGGTACATCAATTTCTCAATTGATGTTACAAGAATTGCGTAGTGTGTTTCCAGAATTCATATTTTTAGATGCATTATCACTACGTGAATTTAATCAGTATACGCTAGACTTTGATATTGTCTTTTCACCAATGCACGTGATGACACACAAAAGATTATATATCACGAAATCTATATTAACTGCCAAAGAAAAACACGACCTTCGTCAGCACGTATTCGGTCAACCCAACAATAGTTTCGAGACAGACATACACGCTGAAAAGATGTTAGCCATGATACGTGAACATGCTGATATTCATAACGAAGATGCTTTACTTAATGAAATTAAAAACCAATTTGATGATATTCATGCATATGCTTCAATCAAATCGTCTTCAATTTCGTTAAATGGTCATTTGAATTTACAAGATTTATTACCGATACACCATATTCAATTTGCATCTCATGTTTCAAATTTGGAAGAAGCAATTCGGCTAACAGCTGAAGCACTTTCTAGTCAAAAGTATATAGATGCAAATTACATCGATTCAATGATTCAATCTTTTGACGATACTTATATGGTTATCAATCAACACATCGCCATACCACATGCTGAAAACGAACAAAACGTAAACCGTACGTCTATGAGTATGTTGGTATTAGATGAACCATTAACGCTAAGTACAGGTCTGAAAGTACAGGTCTTTGTGGTTATCGCAGCAACAGATAAATTCAAACATTTAAGACCTCTATTACAGTTGCGAGATTTAGCACAAGACAATGAAAGTATGCAAAGCATTATACAAACAGATTCAAAGTCCCAAATATTTGAAACGATTAAACAATTTTCAAAAATAGACTAA
- a CDS encoding PTS sugar transporter subunit IIA codes for MEGLTVDASNVVIGLEATTKEDVLSQLADLMHDNGYVKASYKDAVIEREQSFATGLPTVYCSVAIPHTDIQHVNSKSIGVAVLKETVPFVIMGEVEETTDVKLIFMLAMDKEDAQLSLLQKLMGIFQNDQILETIANATDSNQVVEVIEQELADA; via the coding sequence ATGGAAGGTTTAACAGTTGATGCCTCGAATGTTGTCATTGGTTTAGAGGCCACAACAAAAGAAGACGTATTAAGTCAATTAGCTGATTTAATGCATGACAATGGTTACGTAAAAGCATCATACAAAGATGCAGTCATCGAAAGAGAACAATCATTTGCTACAGGGTTACCTACAGTTTATTGTTCTGTAGCTATCCCACACACAGATATTCAGCACGTGAATTCAAAATCAATCGGTGTGGCTGTCCTTAAAGAAACAGTGCCCTTCGTCATCATGGGCGAAGTTGAAGAAACAACCGATGTAAAATTAATCTTTATGCTCGCAATGGATAAAGAGGATGCACAGTTATCATTACTTCAAAAATTGATGGGTATTTTCCAAAATGATCAAATACTTGAAACCATTGCCAATGCAACAGATAGCAATCAAGTCGTAGAAGTTATTGAGCAAGAATTAGCAGACGCATAA